The sequence gcgggtggtggtggggatggggaggtgtgtgtgcgcgtgtggtttgtgctgcttggggaagaatatgtggcgttgccccttgtgcctttgtgtgtggtggtgcgtgtgtgttgccgagtgagcggggtccgtgcagaggtggagaggtgtgacgtggttgggctcacggagaggtggtagggcgggctggcggattggcgaggggtagcggagggcgggaggctgcgaaggcaggatggcgtggtccggggtggaggcggggtagcgctgtgtgtgaaggagagtcttgaatgggtggaggtgtgggcaggtggggcaggagggaggagtttgtggggtgaggctgagaggagagaagagaggcggtggaggagcgggtgcgtgctgcaggcgggctgctgaaggagagggaggggcggatgctgttgcgcgtggggaggaggagagagccggcgagtgagaggcgctggtcgtcccggtcggcttggaggagccgagtaggtgccggaagggcgataggggtgcgcgccaggcgtcgtgggggttgctggcacgtgttgaggagagtctggtcctggcggtgactgttgaagcgccatggggagctagtgtgtgggagccttcggcctgactagcggctgaaaggggtgttggctgatgcagaggggtggggaagcgccctggcagggcgcggggccgcggagagctgtctaatgttccaggagtgtgtgccgggagcccccggatggtctcttgcaacgtgcggcagctggaggaggcgtggcaggcgggcaggcagcatgggtgaacgtggggctggtgcccaaggaagaggggagagcggcgaaggtggtgggagggagaggagaagagaggagaggctgcttgggagggggaatggagagccagggtgggtgtgaagggctggagtcgggcaaggcagaggtgaggtggggctggaaggagaaaggtttctgtaagtccccgggaggctaaggagagtgtgggcgagtgtctgcctgggtccgggggggtagcgaggagggattgggaagaggctgaggtaccgggtgcctgttgtgtgccagttgttgttggtaaggcttgtcctcggggcctcgcaggtgcgtgaggccgtttggagagcgtgtgggagcaaaggtgtgtccacggtaggagaagaaagagggtaggggtcccttaaggcccgtgggcatgcgggagtgcctgtgagcgcatgggatgcgcccgcgggtgttgcaggaggcgttttggcgtttttgggtagccgctgtgcctcgctgttgcaaggtgctgtgcatcaggggaggttgctgctgagtggcaaaagggcggcctcgccactgtgttggagaagggcaagagggaggacgcagggaagtggaggccggtgagggtgagactgaggccagtggctgggctgtttctggaggaggtttgtctgggcaggtgtttctgaagagctgagtgccgtggaggtgagcgggaggagggagcctgcgttttccatgggcagatgctgcgtgagtggggtggtagctgggcatgaggaggtgagtggtgggcggtgttgagcagggtagagcagtggacgttgcacgcggcgatttttggaaaggcctttgtcagaggctggcctcttttggctagcggcagctcggctcggtgcgctctgcctaggttagggcggagaggggtgtgacgagaaggggaacgcggctctccggagagctgcggtcaggggtgcagcgtgctgttggcaggcagtaactggtgggggggccgggtgggggggtgggtgggtgttggcgccagagctgtttgatgcgtgcgttgccgccgtggttgatgggaaggctgcgctccgaggacagttgtggctgccggagaggtgtcggagtggagcggtcattgggccggagggcagggctgctcctgatgggggggggttggggggggggacggacctggagaggcgggagaagtaacccgtgtggcgggaagctgctgaagttgcagaagggccagcgcaaggtcttgcgcgtgggatggcctgagcggctgcccccgtacagaagatgtccgagactcgtctggacacggcggtgagctccccgatgtcctgaagagccgcctggaggcgggagttgggctcggtgaggcctggaggtggcttccaactggaacgatcgcgctatgattctttgaggcccacgacacccaagtttttacaaaaggtctttatttgccttgaataaataggggaataaatagagcaatacaattgtcataataaatagaataagttaaataaataggtgtattttggggggttggggagtggcgggggcagcgtgagggcgtcggcaagttgctggcagcagctggttgcctcggagagagaggggagtcggcagtgcagcaggcgagatgcgttggtgggcacgaagtagtggggtggctcgcgttgtccctgggtctgtgcgtggggtctctgcgttccccgttggtgggtgcctttggggagcagccgtgggtgtggggcgcgcaggggcacgttggtgcgtggggtgccgaagcgtggccgttgccacggtcgtggtgctgctgggctctgcgtggtgctggaggaggtggcggaggtggcttggtgcgggtgttgtggggggagggggggcaggcgaggcgggtgttgtgggagtgagggtccctgggtgagggtgcgggtattgggtgaggggggcgtggatgcgcggttgcggtgaggaggcgttgtggctaatctgccagggtgcgggtgaggttgtggatgcgctggaaggaggcgcgagcttcgaggccgactttgtcccaggcgcaggggctgtggtggtttgtgcggaggaagtcctggatgcgccggaagtacccgttgatggtgagccaggcgttgcggggcccttggcttttgacatccgcgtcggcgcgagggaggcattgctggaggagttggatttggtcgtggagctggttgaggagctgttggtgggcttggctgtcccagtgcgcgggggtgttttcgttgctgagagtggtgaagaggtgctggaggacgcggaggatggcggcggtggcttgttgtggggactggattgccaggagggtgtcggggaaggggaaaggtgggtcgtgttgggtgcagggctgaggcgggctgggagccatggcgtggaggagctggaggctgtcccagttgaaggtgctctgttgggtgcgaaggttggcgcatctgagggccgcgctgagagcgggcaggaggagcaggaggaccggggtgctgtgccgcaggcaggggtgtcgggttgcgggcgcagccatggtggtgtgtccggttgtccggtggtggtgccgccgtgcgggaggatcgtgagcgtgggtcgtgttggcgagtgctgtgcttgcggctgtgctgtgcgtccggctttatgtggtgccgcatctttccctttggcgttttctagttgcgaagaatttcctgctctcgttttccgttttggtttgtggctgtggtggcttttgcggtgtttgtgggagtgcgcttgtgggtctgtcgtggtggtgctgttgatgttttgggggcagcccgtttgggggaggctgtgtgttgtcttgttgtgtttccgtgggggatatgaaagtgcctgtggccgcggcctttggggcagctgtgctgagggtgtgtttgagggttttccttttgccttgccgttgtggtcccgtgcccgctttgcgcgtttgaatttctccacctcccaaactcgtgttttcctgatgccgcgtcctggtcttggttgagttgcttttgctttgaggatgcctgttgtttttgttttcctgggagtgcgtcggtggtcttggtgctctggaagcgttgtcgcgtgctgtattttgggagaacgttgggaggtgcgtggtgcggcctggtgcagaggacaggttgcgttagaggaggtggctcacggcctcacgcgcttgagctttgagcgtgtgcgtggatgaagatgccacggtctctgtgctccgttttggtgtgcttgagtcccacgacggttgcgggtggtggtggggatggggaggtgtgtgtgcgcgtgtggtttgtgctgcttggggaagaatatgtggcgttgccccttgtgcctttgcgtgtggtggtgcgtgtgtgttgccgagtgagcggggtccgtgcagaggtggagaggtgtgacgtggttgggctcacggagaggtggtagggcgggctggcggattggcgaggggtagcggagggcgggaggctgcgaaggcaggatggcgtggtccggggtggaggcggggtagcgctgtgtgtgaaggagagtcttgaatgggtggaggtgtgggcaggtggggcaggagggaggagtttgtggggtgaggctgagaggagagaagagaggcggtggaggagcgggtgcgtgctgcaggcgggctgctgaaggagagggaggggcggatgctgttgcgcgtggggaggaggagagagccggcgagtgagaggcgctggtcgtcccggtcggcttggaggagccgagtaggtgccggaagggcgataggggtgcgcgccaggcgtcgtgggggttgctggcacgtgttgaggagagtctggtcctggcggtgactgttgaagcgccatggggagctagtgtgtgggagccttcggcctgactagcggctgaaaggggtgttggctgatgcagaggggtggggaagcgccctggcagggcgcggggccgcggagagctgtctaatgttccaggagtgtgtgccgggagcccccggatggtctcttgcaacgtgcggcagctggaggaggcgtggcaggcgggcaggcagcatgggtgaacgtggggctggtgcccaaggaagaggggagagcggcgaaggtggtgggagggagaggagagaggagaggctgcttgggagggggaatggagagccagggtgggtgtgaagggctggagtcgggcaaggcagaggtgaggtggggctggaaggagaaaggtttctgtaagtccccgggaggctaaggagagtgtgggcgagtgtctgcctgggtccgggggggtagcgaggagggattgggaagaggctgaggtaccgggtgcctgttgtgtgccagttgttgttggtaaggcttgtcctcggggcctcgcaggtgcgtgaggccgtttggagagcgtgtgggagcaaaggtgtgtccacggtaggagaagaaagagggtaggggtcccttaaggcccgtgggcatgcgggagtgcctgtgagcgcatgggatgcgcccgcgggtgttgcaggaggcgttttggcgtttttgggtagccgctgtgcctcgctgttgcaaggtgctgtgcatcaggggaggttgctgctgagtggcaaaagggcggcctcgccactgtgttggagaagggcaagagggaggacgcagggaagtggaggccggtgagggtgagactgaggccagtggctgggctgtttctggaggaggtttgtctgggcaggtgtttctgaagagctgagtgccgtggaggtgagcgggaggagggagcctgcgttttccacgggcagatgctgcgtgagtggggtggtagctgggcatgaggaggtgagtggtgggcggtgttgagcagggtagagcagtggacgttgcacgcggcgatttttggaaaggcctttgtcagaggctggcctcttttggctagcggcagctcggctcggtgcgctctgcctaggttagggcggagaggggtgtgacgagaaggggaacgcggctctccggagagctgcggtcaggggtgcagcgtgctgttggcaggcagtaactggtgggggggccgggtgggggggtgggtgggtgttggcgccagagctgtttgatgcgtgcattgccgccgtggttgatgggaaggctgcgctccgaggacagttgtggctgccggagaggtgtcggagtggagcggtcattgggccggagggcagggctgctcctgatggggggggggttgggggggggggggacggacggacctggagaggcgggagaagtaacccgtgtggcgggaagctgctgaagttgcagaagggccagcgcaaggtcttgcgcgtgggatggcctgagcggctgcccccgtacagaagatgtccgagactcgtctggacacggcggtgagctccccgatgtcctgaagagccgcctggaggcgggagttgggctcggtgaggcctggaggtggcttccaactggaacgatcgcgctatgattctttgaggcccacgacacccaagtttttacaaaaggtctttatttgccttgaataaataggggaataaatagagcaatacaattgtcataataaatagaataagttaaataaataggtgtattttggggggttggggagtggcgggggcagcgtgagggcgtcggcaagttgctggcagcagctggttgcctcggagagagaggggagtcggcagtgcagcaggcgagatgcgttggtgggcacgaagtagtggggtggctcgcgttgtccctgggtctgtgcgtggggtctctgcgttccccgttggtgggtgcctttggggagcagccgtgggtgtggggcgcgcaggggcacgttggtgcgtggggtgccgaagcgtggccgttgccacggtcgtggtgctgctgggctctgcgtggtgctggaggaggtggcggaggtggcttggtgcgggtgttgtggggggagggggggcaggcgaggcgggtgttgtgggagtgagggtccctgggtgagggtgcgggtattgggtgaggggggcgtggatgcgcggttgcggtgaggaggcgttgtggctaatctgccagggtgcgggtgaggttgtggatgcgctggaaggaggcgcgagcttcgaggccgactttgtcccaggcgcaggggctgtggtggtttgtgcggaggaagtcctggatgcgccggaagtacccgttgatggtgagccagacgttgcggggcccttggcttttgacatccgcgtcggcacgagggaggcattgctggaggagttggatttggtcgtggagctggttgaggagctgttggtgggcttggctgtcccagtgcgcgggggtgttttcgttgctgagagtggtgaagaggtgctggaggacgcggaggatggcggcggtggcttgttgtggggactggattgccaggagggtgtcggggaaggggaaaggtgggtcgtgttgggcgcagggctgaggcgggctgggagccatggcgtggaggagctggaggctgtcccagttgaaggtgctctgttgggtgcgaaggttggcgcatctgagggccgcgctgagagcgggcaggaggagcaggaggaccggggtgctgtgccgcaggcaggggtgtcgggttgcgggcgcagccatggtggtgtgtccggttgtccggtggtggtgccgccgtgcgggaggatcgtgagcgtgggtcgtgttggcgagtgctgtgcttgcggctgtgctgtgcgtccggctttatgtggtgccgcatctttccctttggcgttttctagttgcgaagaatttcctgctctcgttttccgttttggtttgtggctgtggtggcttttgcggtgtttgtgggagtgcgcttgtgggtctgtcgtggtggtgctgttgatgttttgggggcagcccgtttgggggaggctgtgtgttgtcttgttgtgtttccgtgggggatatgaaagtgcctgtggccgcggcctttggggcagctgtgctgagggtgtgtttgagggttttccttttgccttgccgttgtggtcccgtgcccgctttgcgcgtttgaatttctccacctcccaaactcgtgttttcctgatgccgcgtcctggtcttggttgagttgcttttgctttgaggatgcctgttgtttttgttttcctgggagtgcgtcggtggtcttggtgctctggaagcgttgtcgcgtgctgtattttgggagaacgttgggaggtgcgtggtgcggcctggtgcagaggacaggttgcgttagaggaggtggctcacggcctcgcgcgcttgagctttgagcgtgtgcgtggatgaagatgccacggtctctgtgctccgttttggtgtgcttgagtcccacgacggttgcgggtggtggtggggatggggaggtgtgtgtgcgcgtgtggtttgtgctgcttggggaagaatatgtggcgttgccccttgtgcctttgcgtgtggtggtgcgtgtgtgttgccgagtgagcggggtccgtgcagaggtggagaggtgtgacgtggttgggctcacggagaggtggtagggcgggctggcggattggcgaggggtagcggagggcgggaggctgcgaaggcaggatggcgtggtccggggtggaggcggggtagcgctgtgtgtgaaggagagtcttgaatgggtggaggtgtgggcaggtggggcaggagggaggagtttgtggggtgaggctgagaggagagaagagaggcggtggaggagcgggtgcgtgctgcaggcgggctgctgaaggagagggaggggcggatgctgttgcgcgtggggaggaggagagagccggcgagtgagaggcgctggtcgtcccggtcggcttggaggagccgagtaggtgccggaagggcgataggggtgcgcgccaggcgtcgtgggggttgctggcacgtgttgaggagagtctggtcctggcggtgactgttgaagcgccatggggagctagtgtgtgggagccttcggcctgactagcggctgaaaggggtgttggctgatgcagaggggtggggaagcgccctggcagggcgcggggccgcggagagctgtctaatgttccaggagtgtgtgccgggagcccccggatggtctcttgcaacgtgcggcagctggaggaggcgtggcaggcgggcaggcagcatgggtgaacgtggggctggtgcccaaggaagaggggagagcggcgaaggtggtgggagggagaggagaagagaggagaggctgcttgggagggggaatggagagccagggtgggtgtgaagggctggagtcgggcaaggcagaggtgaggtggggctggaaggagaaaggtttctgtaagtccccgggaggctaaggagagtgtgggcgagtgtctgcctgggtccgggggggtagcgaggagggattgggaagaggctgaggtaccgggtgcctgttgtgtgccagttgttgttggtaaggcttgtcctcggggcctcgcaggtgcgtgaggccgtttggagagcgtgtgggagcaaaggtgtgtccacggtaggagaagaaagagggtaggggtcccttaaggcccgtgggcatgcgggagtgcctgtgagcgcatgggatgcgcccgcgggtgttgcaggaggcgttttggcgtttttgggtagccgctgtgcctcgctgttgcaaggtgctgtgcatcaggggaggttgctgctgagtggcaaaagggcggcctcgccactgtgttggagaagggcaagagggaggacgcagggaagtggaggccggtgagggtgagactgaggccagtggctgggctgtttctggaggaggtttgtctgggcaggtgtttctgaagagctgagtgccgtggaggtgagcgggaggagggagcctgcgttttccacgggcagatgctgcgtgagtggggtggtagctgggcatgaggaggtgagtggtgggcggtgttgagcagggtagagcagtggacgttgcacgcggcgatttttggaaaggcctttgtcagaggctggcctcttttggctagcggcagctcggctcggtgcgctctgcctaggttagggcggagaggggtgtgacgagaaggggaacgcggctctccggagagctgcggtcaggggtgcagcgtgctgttggcaggcagtaactggtgggggggccgggtgggtgggtgggtgggtgttggcgccagagctgtttgatgcgtgcgttgccgccgtggttgatgggaaggctgcgctccgaggacagttgtggctgccggagaggtgtcggagtggagcggtcattgggccggagggcagggctgctcctgatgggggggggggttggggggggggggacggacggacctggagaggcgggagaagtaacccgtgtggcgggaagctgctgaagttgcagaagggccagcgcaaggtcttgcgcgtgggatggcctgagcggctgcccccgtacagaagatgtccgagactcgtctggacacggcggtgagctccccgatgtcctgaagagccgcctggaggcgggagttgggctcggtgaggcctggaggtggcttccaactggaacgatcgcgctatgattctttgaggcccacgacacccaagtttttacaaaaggtctttatttgccttgaataaataggggaataaatagagcaatacaattgtcataataaatagaataagttaaataaataggtgtattttggggggttggggggtggcgggggcagcgtgagggcgtcggcaagttgctggcagcagctggttgcctcggagagagaggggagtcggcagtgcagcaggcgagatgcgttggtgggcacgaagtagtggggtggctcgcgttgtccctgggtctgtgcgtggggtctctgcgttccccgttggtgggtgcctttggggagcagccgtgggtgtggggcgcgcaggggcacgttggtgcgtggggtgccgaagcgtggccgttgccacggtcgtggtgctgctgggctctgcgtggtgctggaggaggtggcggaggtggcttggtgcgggtgttgtggggggagggggggcaggcgaggcgggtgttgtgggagtgagggtccctgggtgagggtgcgggtattgggtgaggggggcgtggatgcgcggttgcggtgaggaggcgttgtggctaatctgccagggtgcgggtgaggttgtggatgcgctggaaggaggcgcgagcttcgaggccgactttgt comes from Struthio camelus isolate bStrCam1 chromosome Z, bStrCam1.hap1, whole genome shotgun sequence and encodes:
- the LOC138064475 gene encoding interferon-like, with translation MAAPATRHPCLRHSTPVLLLLLPALSAALRCANLRTQQSTFNWDSLQLLHAMAPSPPQPCAQHDPPFPFPDTLLAIQSPQQATAAILRVLQHLFTTLSNENTPAHWDSQAHQQLLNQLHDQIQLLQQCLPRADADVKSQGPRNVWLTINGYFRRIQDFLRTNHHSPCAWDKVGLEARASFQRIHNLTRTLAD
- the LOC138064787 gene encoding interferon-like — translated: MAAPATRHPCLRHSTPVLLLLLPALSAALRCANLRTQQSTFNWDSLQLLHAMAPSPPQPCTQHDPPFPFPDTLLAIQSPQQATAAILRVLQHLFTTLSNENTPAHWDSQAHQQLLNQLHDQIQLLQQCLPRADADVKSQGPRNAWLTINGYFRRIQDFLRTNHHSPCAWDKVGLEARASFQRIHNLTRTLAD